The nucleotide sequence CTCGCCCGTTCGCCCGTTCACCCCCGCCCGCCGAGCAAAGAGGCGCGCTGACGCCACGCGCTCCGCCGCAGGATCCGTCTGTTCGAGGGCTCCCGGGAGGTGGCCGACTCGGGCCCGGTGACGGACGGCACCTTGAAGGGGGGCCGGCTGGGCGTCCTCTGCTTCTCCCAGGAAAACATCATCTGGTCCAATCTGCGCTACCGCTGCAACGGTAAGCACGCGCCTCGCCCACCGTTAACCTGAGCGCTCCACTCACGCCGCCTCGCCGCTTTCAGACACGCTTCCCGAAGACTTCCTCACGCAAGGCCAGAAGGTGGTGATGCACGTCCAAGTGTGAGCGCGGGCAGGAGGCGGAGCGGCCGGAGGGACCACCCCCAGCAACTCCTTGGCCATCCTTTTTCCTAAAGCCCGTCCTTGGACACAGAATGGCAAACTGAAAGATGCCACACAAGACTATCCAACTTGTTAATATTGTCTTgtttattcagaaaaaaaagcagtggACGGAAAAGTCTTTGGGCAAGCAAGGGGGGCCAGGGGCCAGGGCCCAATCTGACCCTGACCCCAGGTGAGAAAGGAAGAACAGacagaagaataaaaaaaagtacaacatgACGCACGCTATTTAATGTTAGCAGCGGTGCCATATGACGAGGGCCGTGGGGCCAAGTCACTAAAGCGAAGACAGGTCGGCTAGGGGAAGGTGAGTCTGCAAGCCACGTGACGGAGAGCTCACCTGCGATTCGGCTTGAGGAAACGTGTCGAGGGCGCGGAGCGTCGGGGCGAATCTGAGCCAAGCTCGCGAGCGCTCGTTGGCACTGACCGGCAAAAAGAAGCCCAGGTCGTCCGTCTTCTTGCAAGCCCaggatcccccccccccaaaaaaaaatggccgtggcaaaacattttccctttccACCTGCTCCATTGGGTTTCAATGGGAAAACATGATTCCAAATTCCACAGGGAGTGACCTGAAcggccctaaaatcaacaggaagtgagcccaaAATCCCACCCAAAAAACGAGGAAATCCCACATTTGTATCCATCAACCGTTTTGGGCTAAAAATGTACAGTTCCACATCCAACCAGCAGACGGCGATCCAAAACAACTCCCCGTGCCTATATGCGTATACATACCTATATTACATTGTTCCAAACTTTTGGAGGGCTTGGCATTGAGGGAGTGTATATAATCGAATGTTTACGTTCGGCTCGTTGCTAACGCCACTTTGTTCGCCCCTCCAAATGCGACATTGATAGGATAAAAGAgcagcatttttgtttttatctggCAACCCAGAGCGGAAGAGAGCGTGCGCTTTAACAGTTGCACTCCCATTTTTGGCCTCCCGTCTTTCTTCGAACCCTACATTTCCTGTCGGAGCGTTTGGAAAATGTGTCTCGGGTTTTCCACGTGCCGTTTGAACGCTCGATTATTTGTGAAGGACTTTCTCTCTATTGTTTACTAACAAATGTAAATCCGAACGGCATCTGCGTTCCGTCATGGCGGGATCGCTGGGAACGCCTTTCTTTCCTCATCTCGTTCGATGAACATCTCTGCCGTGGCACGGGGACGAAAAGGCGTGCCGAGTCAACGGACGGAACCAACGGCGCTCGAGGCCGACGGGAGGGCTCTCGATTCTATTGGCGGCGACGGCCGGGTGGGCGCGGCCTAGAAACAGCAGGAGTCGGCGAGTCTCCAACATGGCGGCCGAGTAGAGCGCCTTCGGCTAGAGCTAGCGTCAGCACTTCTTTCGATTTCTTTCCATTTGCGCCCGTCAGCTTCAGGCCTAGCAACATGGAAATGGACATGAAGAAGAGGGTCCATTTGGAGCTGAAGGACAGAAGTCCCTCGGAGGTGCGTGAATCGTTCCCCCCTCCGTTCCCCCTTTCCCTTTTCCCCCACGGAACGTCGTCTCGCTTGTTTTTTGGCGTCGAGTGCGGCGCACGCCGACGTTCGTGCTCTTTATTCGGCCGCCGTCCTTGTCGTTCGCCTCGTTTCGTGCTCGTCGTCGTGGAAGCGTCGCCTTCCTTCGCGCCTTTCGCTCGCTCGACGGGACCTGTTTGAATCGCGTTTTGGCGCGAAAATCGCCCGCCCCGCCTTCCAGCTTGGGGGCTCGGTTCCCATGGTTACCGCCACCAGCTCCCTCCTCGCGTGGGGTCGCGGGTTTTCCGCGGCCGGCgtacgcgcacgcgcacgcgcacgagCTCGTCGCTTGCCAGTGTCCACAGTGGTTCTCGTCGTATGCTAGGTGTGCGTGTTGGCTTTGGACACGTGTCGCTCGGGCGACGGCGAGGTGGAAGGCGTGACGGAGGAGTTCTCCGCTCTGGAGGTTCTGCGCATGGTCAACGTGGGCCTCAAGTCGCTGGCCAAACTGCCGCCTTTGCCCAAACTGCTCGAGGTGGGTGCGAGCCCGTCCATCCATCCGCACCGGCGGGGGGGTCGCCGCCACCGCCCGCCTCACGCGCCGCCGTCTTTTCCAGCTGGACTTGAGCGACAACGCCATCTGCGGCGGTTTGGAGGCGCTGGCCCAAAAGTGTCCCAACCTGACCCGCCTCAACATCAGCGGGAATAAGACGGTGGACGTGGCCGCCCTGGAGGCTCTGGTGAGTGAGGGCCggccggcgggcgggcgggcgtcgGACCGGGCGTCGGACCTCTCCCAGGCCCCTGACTCCTACCtccctccgtccgtccatccatccatccgcaGAAACCCCTCCAGAAGCTCAAGACTCTGGAGGTGTTCGGTCGGCAGGCCGGCGCGCGGGACGACCGCCGCCACGCCGTCTTCCGCCTCCTGCCTCAGGTCGCGTGCCTGGACGGCTTGAATCGGCGGGACGACCGGGCGCCggacgatgacgatgatgacgacgacgacgacg is from Stigmatopora argus isolate UIUO_Sarg chromosome 4, RoL_Sarg_1.0, whole genome shotgun sequence and encodes:
- the LOC144073016 gene encoding acidic leucine-rich nuclear phosphoprotein 32 family member E-like; the protein is MEMDMKKRVHLELKDRSPSEVCVLALDTCRSGDGEVEGVTEEFSALEVLRMVNVGLKSLAKLPPLPKLLELDLSDNAICGGLEALAQKCPNLTRLNISGNKTVDVAALEALKPLQKLKTLEVFGRQAGARDDRRHAVFRLLPQVACLDGLNRRDDRAPDDDDDDDDDDGEDAGPRGDDRDDNASEEEDDDDDEEEVGLSYLMKEGIQDDDEDDGDYVEEDEEEEEEEDGDEEAVRGDKRKRDDDNDEDDEEEDDQ